CGTCATCAGCGGTAAGCGCCAGAAAAAGCTTGGCGTCCGCACTCTCGATATTGCGAAACGACTGCTTGACTTCGGTTATCATCCGCCAACGATCTACTTCCCGTTGAATGTAGAGGAATGCATGATGATCGAACCGACTGAAACAGAATCCAAAGAAACACTCGATTCATTCATCGATGCCATGATTCAAATCGCAAAAGAGGCAGAAGAAACACCTGAAATCGTCCAAGAGGCACCTCATACAACTGTGGTCAAACGAATGGACGAAACCCTTGCAGCAAGAAAACCGATCCTGCGATACACTCCAGAACCGGCGCAGTAACCCTTTAATGCACCGAGGGACGGGCGTTTAGCGCAGTAACGTATGAAACAAAAAAAGGATTGCCGTCCCGGCAATCCTTTTTGCATTAATAAAAAAGTCTACCTGTTCTTTGAGAACTGGTTGCAGCTACAGCGGGTAGAGACCCGGGGTCATAAGCCAAAAACCCCAAAAAGGCAAAGAACGCCTTTCCGGGGTTTCCGTTTTATGCTTGTCGTCTCTAAACGAGCCGCCGCCGCTTTTCTTATTTTTTATGCTTGATTTTACCTGTCCACTTTTTGAATCCGCCCTGCAGCTGGTGAAGATCACGGTAGCCTTTGCGACGAAGCATCTGTGCTGCACGTGCACTTCTCATGCCGCTTTGGCAGTATAAGTATACAGGCTGATCGTTGCGGATTTCTTTCTGCCTCATTTTCATTTGGGAAAGAGGGATATTGCGGGCCCCTAGGATATGACCATTGTCAAACTCATTGGATTCGCGCACATCGATCAACTGAGCTTTCCGGTAACCGGCTTTAAACTCTTCCTCTGTCAATGTGTTGACCACTCTTTTTTGATTGAAGTACGTAAAAAGGGAATATGCGATAATTCCTCCAAGTACAACTAATAGAATAAATAAACCATCCATCTTGCTTTCATGCTCCTTTCTGCAAATGCACTATCTCCTATTATATTCATGATTTCCCTTAGAATCAAAAGAAATTTACTATTTAAAGCAAAGACTTTCCAATCTGTTTTTCTTTGTTTTTGGTAGAGGATTTGGTAGACTAGTAACGGATTGAATACATAGTGTTTTTTAGAAGCTGATAATAAAAGAGGTATGTCATATGTCAAAAGAAACATGGAGATTCATCGACTCAGGCAATTGTTCCCCTTCTTATAACATGGCGCTTGATGAGGCGCTTCTTGATTGGCACAGTGAAGGAAAGATTCCTCCTACGATTCGTTTTTATGGTTGGGACCCGGCGACACTTTCTGTAGGATATTTCCAGAAAGTTGAAAAAGAAATCAACATGGATGCCGTGAATGAACATGGACTGGGCTTTGTAAGGCGCCCGACCGGAGGAAGGGGTGTCCTTCACGATGAGGAGCTCACTTACAGCGTCATTGTGTCTGAAGATCACCCTGAAATGCCTAAAACCGTCACGGAAGCATATAGAGTCATATCTGAAGGAATTCTAAAGGGATTCCAGGGTCTAGGACTCGAAGCATACTTTGCTGTCCCGAAAACAGCCGAAGAGAGGGAAGGACTGAAAAATCCACGGTCCGCCGTCTGCTTTGATGCACCGAGCTGGTATGAACTTGTAGTGGAAGGCAGGAAGGTTGCGGGCAGTGCACAGACTCGGCAAAAAGGGGTCATCCTTCAGCATGGATCCATCCTTTTGGATCTGGATGAAGATAAGCTCTTCAGTCTGTTTAAGTATCCTTCCGAGCGGGTAAAGGAGCGTATGCAAAAAGCTTTCAAGAGCAAAGCTGTGGCCATGAATGAGATTTCTTCCGAGAGAATCACGATGGACATGGCTAAAGAGGCATTCAAGAAAGGTTTTGAAGATGGGTTGAATATTCATCTCGAGCCATATGTCCTCTCAGAGGAAGAAACACAATATGTAGAAACCCTGGCCAAAACTCGATATGAATCCGATGCATGGAATTTTAAACGTTAAAAAATTTTGTTTGGAGGAAAGCGATGCTTGTCGCTTTTTTCCTATTTTACCAACTATTTTTGAAGGTGAAAGTTTAGCAACTCTCAAATTAATAGATTTCCGTTTGAAATAGGAATATTATCTATGAGATTCTCCGGATTTCTATTATTTTCTGCTTATTAGGAGTTTGACAAATATATAAAAATCTGACCTCAACACAATATATGGTGTGTCGAAAAATATATTACACACCATATATTGTGTTTATTTATTGATTTTGGAATGAGCCTGTGATAACGTATTAATTGTTAAAGTTAAACAAGCTAATAAATGATAAATGAAATATTCAAGGTAGAAGGAGCTGTCTATATGACTGTTGCGTCGAAGAAAACGATGAAATTGAACAAAGAAAGATTGAATCAGGATATCGGATTGTTCCCCCAAGTGCATCCTGTCACCCCGGAAATGAATACCACACATAAAGGTGTATCCCGACTGGTTATGATCGACCGCTATTCTTTCAAAGACACTGAGAAGATCACCCTATCAGCAGGCGACTTTGTCGTATTGACAATCAAGGAAGATCCAAAATTCCCTGCCAGGGGGCTGGGCTTCATTACAGCCATCGATTGGGAAAACAAAAAAGCGGATGTCTGGATTGAAGAGGAATACAGAAGTGCGATCGATAAAACGCATGAAATCGAAACGGGCGTAGTGACACGTACACTGGATGTCATTGAAAAACCATTGGAAGTCTACTATGAACAAATTGCAAAGCGAAACGCAACAGGCTTGGCAGAAGTAGAAAAAACTCCTGAAAAGAAACAAGAATGGTTTGAAAAGTTTTATCATGAGCTCGTCAATTTGCATTTCGTACCTGCAGGACGCGTTTTGTACGGAGCGGGTGCGGGGACGGACGTAACCTATTTCAACTGTTATGTGATGCCGTTTGTTCAGGATTCGCGAGAAGGGATTTCAGAGCACCGCAAGCAGGTAATGGAGATCATGAGCCGCGGCGGCGGTGTCGGAACGAATGGATCGACTCTAAGACCGCGCAACACGCTGGCAAAAGGAGTCAATGGTAAATCCTCGGGATCTGTATCCTGGCTGGATGATATCGCGAAACTGACTCATTTGGTCGAGCAGGGCGGATCAAGACGCGGGGCCCAAATGATCATGTTATCGGATTGGCACCCTGACATCATCGAATTCATCATCTCTAAAATGCAAAATCCACGGATTCTGCGTTATCTATTAGAAAATACTGAAGATGAAAATATCAAAAAAGCAGCAGAAGATAAATTGAAGTTCACTCCCCTGACAGAACATGAAGAAGCGATGTATCAGGGAATCATCAACTATAAACAGATTCCGGGCTACGGCGGTTTCAACGAGAAGATCATCAAGAATGCCGAGGAAAAGCTGCGGACGGGCGGTACATACAGTGTACACAACCCGGAATTCCTGACAGGCGCAAACATCTCCGTCTGCCTGACAAGTGATTTCATGGATGCTGTCGAAAAAGATGAAGAATATGAACTGCGATTCCCTGATGTAGAGAGCTATGATGCCGACCAAATGAAGTATTACAACGAAAATTGGCACGAAATCGGTGATGTCCGCGAATGGGAAAAGCTCGGCTACAAGGTAAGGACATACAAGAAAATCAAGGCGAAAGAACTTTGGAACCTTGTCAATGTTTGTGCAACATACTCTGCAGAACCGGGAATCTTCTTTATTGATAATGCGAATGATATGACCAATGCGAAAGCATACGGTCAGAAGGTTGTCGCAACAAACCCATGTGGAGAACAACCCCTTGCACCATTTTCCGTCTGCAACTTGGCAGCCGTTAACCTGGCTCGATTCGCAGACAAAGAAACGAAGACCGTCGATTTTGAAAAATTGAAAAAAACCGTTGAAGTCGGTGTGCGCATGCAGGATAACGTCATCGATGCAACGCCGTACTTCCTGGAAGAAAACAAGAAGCAGGCGCTCGGTGAACGCCGTGTCGGTTTGGGTGTCATGGGTCTTGCGGACCTTCTTATCTATTGTGAAAAGGAATACGGGTCCGAAGAAGGTAACAAGCTTGTGGATGAGGTGTTCGAAGTCATCGCTACAACTGCTTACCGCGCTTCCGTTGAACTTTCGAAGGAAAAAGGAAGTTTTCCATTCCTGACAGGTGAAACGGAAGAGGAGACCGAGAGACTGAGGAAAGCCTTCACCAATACTGGCTTCATGAAAAAGATGCCTGAGGATGTAAGGGAAGACATCCTGTCTCACGGTATCCGAAACTCTCACTTACTGACGGTAGCGCCTACTGGATCTACGGGAACGATGGTGGGGGTATCAACCGGGCTTGAACCTTACTTCTCGTTCACCTACTACAGAAGCGGACGACTTGGCAAGTTCATTGAAGTAAAAGCGGATATCGTGGAAGATTATCTGAAGCGCAATCCTGATGCTGATGCAAACGACCTGCCTGAATGGTTCATTTCATCAATGAACCTTGCTCCGGAAGCACATGCCGATGTACAGTGCGTCATCCAGAACTGGATCGACAGCTCCATTTCCAAAACAGTTAATGCACCAAGAGGATATACTGTAGAAGAAGTACAAAAAGTGTATGAACGCCTGTACAAAGGTGGAGCGAAAGGCGGTACCGTTTATGTCGATGGAAGCCGTGATTCACAGGTGTTAACGCTGAAGGCAGAAGAAAACAGCTTTGACGAAGATGACGTTCAAGAAGAAGTAAAAACAGAAAACAAACCAATCGTGCTGCTGGATACCATCCAGGACGTACGTTCAACAGATGTAACGATAGGATCTGAAGTGGGGAATACATGCCCTGTCTGCCGTAAAGGTACCGTAAAAGACATGGGCGGATGCAATACATGTACCAACTGTGGTGCACAGCTTAAATGCGGATTATAAGCTTATTTTGAAAAAGAAGGGGACTATGTTCCTCTTCTTTTTTTGTGCGTGGATTCCGGCGGGCCCTTCTGCTTTTCTAGTGTCCAGCTGCAGCGGCTAGGCCCTCGAGGTCATAAGCTAAATTGGCCAAGAAGGCAAAAAGCGCCTTCACGGCCAATCCATCTTATGCTTGTCGGGCCTGAACGAGCCGCCTCCGCTTTTCTAGTGTCCAGCTGCAGGGCTTAGAGGCACATGTCATAAGCCAAATCGACCAAGAAGGCAAAGAGCGCCTTCATGGCCGATTCGTCTTATGCCACACGCCTCTACCAAAGCCCTTCTGCTTTTCTTGTTCTATTTTCAACTTTTTAAAATTAAAGATGTATAAAGAGCTTTGAAGGAGTGGAGCCTGTGGACATCGATGGAGTATTTTCTGGCGGAGGGGTAAAAGGGCTCGCCTTGATAGGTGCTTACCAAGCAATTGAAGAAAGAGGATTAAGAATCAAGAGGGTTGCAGGAACCAGTGCCGGCGCCATTGTGGCAGCTTTTATTGCAGCTGGGTACTCAAGCAGTGAGCTGAAAGATATTATGGAAGAAATGGATATCAAGAAGTTATTGGATACCAATGCATTCGTCTCGCTTCCCTTTATTAAGTGGTTCAGGATTTATTATCGGTTAGGATTGTACAAGGGAATAGCTCTTGAGAATTGGATCGAACAAAAACTTAAAGCACGGGGGATTTACACGTTCGCGGATCTTCCTGAAAAATCCTTGAGAGTCATCGCTTCCGATTTATCGAACGGGAGACTTCTTGTATTGCCTGATGATTTGGAGAAGTACGGAATTTCGCCAAAGACATTTCCGGTTGCACGAGCCATCCGGATGAGTGCAAGTCTCCCGTACTTTTTTGAGCCTGTGAAACTGCGTTCGCTCGAGGGCACCAGTTTACTTGTGGACGGAGGTGTCCTCAGTAACTTTCCGATGTGGCTGTTTGACAGGGAGAATATAAAAAAGGTTCGGCCGGTCATTGGGGTGAAGTTAAGTCATAATTCAATCGAGCGGCCGAAAAATAAAATCAAAAATGCAATCGAGTTGTACAATGCTCTTTTCCAGACAATGAAAGACGCTCATGATTCGCGCTATATTTCAAGAAAGCATGAGAAGAATATCATTTTTATACCGACTGAAGGGGTGCAGACGACTGAATTTGAATTATCGAAAGAAAAAAGGAGTGAGTTGTTTCAAATGGGGAAATTTCAGGGAGAACTTTTTCTGAAACAATGGACGTATTAGGGTTTTGTGCAAAAAACAATCGGGCACTCATTTTAAAAGGAGGCCCGATTGTTTTTTTTATTCTTTTTTCCTTCTATGACCGTTAAGTTAGCACTGGATTTTTTACGGTGGGAACGCTTTTTTGAAAGCGGAGAGACAGTGGGTTTTTGTGTCTTAGCGGTCGATTTTTTCTTCAGTCTCTTTTTTGATTGTTTGGCTGCTTTAAGAAACGCTCTTTGTTCGTTGCTTCCAGCACCGCGTCTATTACTGAACCATCTGCGGTAAATAAAGTATATGACGCCTATGACGGCTGCAGTGACGAGTATTTTTCGAAGAAGTCCGAGGGGATTTCCAATCAGCCACGATCCCAATCCTACAATCGCTAATACAACCAGGGTGAATACCAAGATATTGCGAGCGTTCAACAAAGCCACCTCCTTACGATTCAATCGTTCTTTAAACTTTTATATTATTATTATTTTAGACAATTTATATTCATTTTAATCGTCGGTTTGGATAGTTTTTCGGGTGTGGGGATTCAAGGGTTACAGTAAACATATTCACTTTATCCGAGTCCGATAAACATGGAAAAGATGTATGTAATATAAACATCCTTATATTCTATTTTACTAAAAATTCTCAAAAAGAGCCAGACTGCGGATTCGAAATTTAAAAAATGAAATTTTGCATCATAAGGAATTATTATGCAAAGTGTTTCGGTGAATGGGACATACTATGAGCGGAGGTGTTCAAGATGTCCGAAGATAAAAATCAACCGGAAAGAGTGAAAGGTGACCAATCCAATCCTGAACTGGAGCAGAATAAAAGTGAACAACCAATGTCGTTCATTGGAATGGTGATGGTGACGGGTTTTATTGGGGGATTATTATGGAGTGCGATTGCGTATCTTTGTTATTATTTTTCCTTTACCAAAATCGAACCTAATATTATTTTCGAGCCTTGGGCGGTTGGGGATTGGAAGGATCGCTGGATCGGAATTGCTTTATCCATCTTAGCCTACGGCATCATATCCGTAGGAGCAGCTCTGGTTTATTATGGGGTCCTGAGAAAATTTAAGTCCATGTGGGTAGGCGCAGGGTATGGGGTCGTATTGTTTTTAGCCGTATTCTTACTGTTGAAACCCCTGTTCCCCAGCATGAAGTCCTTGACGGCAATCGATTATCATACTTTGATCACAACAGTGTGTATCTATATCCTATATGGAGTGTTCGTCGGATATTCGATATCGTATGAAGAAAATGAGCTGCGGCATCAGGAACAAAAGGAAAAGAGCGGGGAAGTAGTATCATGACCTTCTTGTTATCAGATAATTTAGTAGGTATAGGTAAAAGGTTTATGTTAGAATGTTCATGTTGAACATTCTATTTTTTTAGGGGTTATCTATGAAAAAAATATTGTTACTAAACGGCCCTAATTTAAACAGGTTAGGAAAACGTGAACCTGAAATCTATGGGCACACCACACTTCAGGAGCTAGAAGAGAAACTGAAGGAACAGGCAAAGGAAAAAGGCTATCAGTTACGAACCGCTCAATCGAATCACGAGGGGGAAATGATTGATCATATCCATAAAGCTGAGGACGAAGGATTTTCAGGCATCATTCTGAATCCGGGAGCTTATACTCATTACTCTTATGCATTAAGAGATGGTGTAGCTTCGGTATCAGTGCCTGTCATAGAAGTCCACATATCAAATATCCATCAGCGGGAAAGTTTCAGGCATCATTCCGTCATTGCGGCGGAAACGGTCGGGCAAATTGTCGGTTTGGGACTTTTCGGATATGAACTAGCCTTGGACGCAATCATTAATTACATAAAAGGGAGAGTGTAAGGGGATGAAGATTGATCGATTACGTAATACATTTTCTGAAAGCGGTATAGACGGGATGTTGATCACAAGTACATACAACCGCCGTTATATGACAAACTTCACCGGTTCTTCAGGTGTTGTATTGTTATCTCATGATAAGGCTTTGTTCATCACAGATTTCCGATATACCGAGCAGGCGGCGGAGCAGGCAGCTGATTATGAAATTGTCCAGCACACCGGCCCTATTCAGGAAGAAGTGGCAAAACAAGTCAAGGAATTGGGAATCAAAAAACTCGGCTTTGAAAAAAATTATATGACATACAGTGCATTTGAGAGCTATCAAAAGGTACTTGAGGCTGAACTTGTCCCTGTAGCCGGTACGATTGAAAAGTTACGCTTGATTAAGACACCTGAAGAGCTTAAGATAATTAAGGATGCGGCTGACATAGCGGATGCGGCATTCAAGCACATATTAGATTTCATTAAACCGGGTGTTACCGAACTGGAAGTGTCGAATGAATTGGAATTTTTCATGAGAAAAGCGGGAGCCGCTTCTTCATCTTTTGACATCATTGTGGCATCAGGGAACCGCTCCGCACTGCCTCATGGAGTGGCAAGTGATAAAGTCATTGAAAAAGGTGATTTTGTTACATTGGATTATGGTGCATACTATAAAGGCTATTGTTCTGACATGACTCGTACCTTATCAGTGGGAGAACCAAGTGATAAGCTGAAGGAAATTTATGATGTTGTCCTTCAATCCCAGCTCCTGGCTATGGAAAAGATCAAGCCTGGTATGACAGGGAAAGAAGCAGATGCGATTTCACGCGATTACATAACAGAAAAAGGTTATGGTGAGTGCTTCGGACATTCGCTGGGTCATGGAATCGGTCTTGAAGTTCATGAGGGACCTGGCCTTTCCTCCCGATCCGAAGTAGTACTTGAGCCTGGCATGATTGTAACGGTTGAACCGGGGGTGTACGTACCTGGGGTCGGCGGTGTGCGTATTGAAGATGATACACTCATCACTGAGGATTCCAATGAAACATTGACACACTCAACTAAAGATCTAATCATTCTACCATTTTAGTCCTTGCAAGAGGTCTAATTGACAATAGGAGGAACAAACATGATTTCAGTAAATGATTTTCGTACAGGTTTAACAATCGAAGTGGATAATGGGATTTGGAGAGTTATGGACTTCCAACATGTTAAGCCGGGGAAAGGGGCAGCATTCGTCCGCTCTAAACTTCGTAATCTTCGCACCGGAGCAGTGCAGGAAAAGACTTTCCGCGCAGGTGAAAAAGTAGCGAAAGCTCAGATTGATAACCGCAGAATGCAATACCTGTATGCCAACGGTGACATGCATGTATTCATGGATAATGAAAGCTACGAACAAATCGAATTACCGGCAGCATCTATCGAGTATGAATTGAAATTCCTGAAAGAAAACATGGAAGTTCAAATCATGATGTATGAAGGTGAGACTCTTGGAGTTGAACTTCCGAATACGGTCGAATTGACTGTAACGGAAACAGAACCTGGAATCAAAGGGGACACAGCTTCAGGCGGGTCTAAACCTGCAACAGTCGAAACTGGATTAGTCGTGAACGTACCATTCTTCGTTAACGAAGGGGATGTACTCGTCGTCAATACGACTGACGGCACATACGTTTCACGCGGATAATCGAGTTTAAATCATAACGTAATCAAAAAAAGCCTAAACAGATCTCATTCTGTTTAGGCTTTTTTTCTTTTTCCTCTTTACTGCTTTAACGCATCGAGGGACGGGCCTTTAATTTCTTGTCATATTCTATTTTCATTAGAAATACATTGTATTATCTGGGGGCTTGTACGTTGTTATTGATAAAGCCCGGTGGAAATAGATAAGGAGGTACATTCATGCAAGAAGTTCTAGCCCTGCTACCCAGCACAATTTCTGAAAGAATCCTGTCCCTTCCACAAGACGTTCTGGATACAACCGAAGAAATCAGAGTACGTACCAACAGGGTATTGGAAGTCACTGCAAGGGGGAAACCTTATTTTCTGCCATACACTGTCACCCCTGAAGACTCTGAACAGCTGATAAATAAATTATCCCATCATTCATTTTATACACTTGAGGAAGAACTCAAGAGAGGCTATATCACTATAGATGGAGGACATAGGGTGGGACTTGCGGGAAAAGTCATCCTGGAGTCCGGCAATGTGAAAGGGATCCGTCACCTGTCATCCTTCAATATCCGTATTGCAAGGCAAAAGATCGGAATCGCTCAGCCGCTTCTTCCATTTGTCTATAAAGGGGGCTGGAAGCACACAATGATCATCGGTTCTCCCCAAACAGGTAAAACGACCCTGCTAAGGGATCTTGCGAGAATCATCTCAACCGGTGACCGTGAACAAAACATTCCTCCCTATAAAGTGGGAATCGTGGACGAACGTTCCGAAATCGCTGGTTGTGTGAACGGGGTTCCGCAGCTTCTATTCGGTCCGAGAGTCGATGTCCTTGATGCTTGTCCAAAAGCCGAAGGCATGATGATGCTTATACGTTCCATGAGTCCAGATGTCCTGATCATCGACGAAATAGGCCGCGTGGAAGACGGACAGGCCATTCAAGAAGCGGTAAATGCAGGCATTACATTGATGATGACAACCCACGGGGCTTCTTTGGAGGAAGTGAAAAAGAGACCTGTCATAAGGGATATTATCGGAATGAAGAGTATTGAACGATTCATTGAGCTAAATAGAGAAACGGACCCTGGACAAGTATCTGAAGTTTGGAATGAGCATGGAGAATCTTTATTGAACAAAGTGAGTGTGACGTAAATGATAAAAATTTTAGGTGCGATCTTCATTCTTCTCTCTACTTCATGGGCAGGTTTTGAAGTCTCGAAATATTTGACAGAAAGGCCCCGGCAGCTTCGGCTGCTTAAAGTGGCACTTCAATCCCTGGAGGCTGAAATCACCTACAGCCATACACCTCTTCATGAGGCTACTAGAAAAATATCTAAACAGCTTCAGAAGCCGGTCTCTTGGTTTTTTGAGAATTTTTCAAAGAAGTTGACCGAACAGGAGATTTCGGTGAAAAAAGCATGGGAAGACAGCCTGGATGAGGTATGGAAGCTGACGGCCTTTAAATCTGGAGAATATGAAATTTTGAAGCAATTCGGTGAAAACCTTGGGAAACATGATTTGGTCACGCAGCAAAAACACATTCATTTGGCTTTGAAACACTTGGAAAGAGAAGAGACAGAAGCAGTGGAAAGACAAAGGAAATATGAAAAGATGACAAAGAGTCTTGGATTCCTATCAGGTCTTCTTCTTATCATCCTGCTGCTTTAATGAAGTTAGACGGCCATGTCCGTGTAACCCACAATGTGCGAGTCAAAAGATCAGGAGGGAAAATTATGGGAATCGATGTGGACATTATTTTTAAAATAGCAGGGGTGGGGATCGTCGTCGCCTTTTTGCACACCATCTTAGATCAAGTCGGAAAAAAAGAATACGCACAATGGGTCACGCTTTTTGGCTTTATTTATATTCTCTTTATGGTCGCATCCATCGTGGATGATTTATTTCAGAAGATCAAATCTGTCTTTTTATTCCAAGGGTAAAGGGGGAGTCAGCGATTGAAATCATCCAAATTGTCGGTATCGCCCTTGTATCCACTTTTCTTGCATTAATTGTAAAGGAGCAAAAGCCGAACTTTGCTTTTTTGCTCATCGTATTCGTCGGCTGCTCCATATTCCTGTTTTTAATCGATCAGATTTATACCATCATTCACATGCTCGAGAAGCTTGCGGCAAACGCAAACGTAAATCTTGTCTATGTTGAAACGATCCTGAAAATAATCGGCATCGCTTACATAGCGGAATTTGCTTCTCATATCACGAAAGACGCAGGTCAGGGTGCGATTGCAGCAAAGGTCGAGCTTGCAGGCAAGATCTTGATTCTGGCAATGGCTGTCCCGATCCTGACAGTGATCATTGAAACAATCATCAATATGATTCCAACCGGATAAGAGAGGATGAAGAGGTGGGATATTTGCAGCAATTAAACCGAATACTCGTCGTGGCACTATTTTTCTTTTTCATGGGAAGCCCAATCGGACAGGCAGAAGAAAACAAAGAACAGGATGATAACGGTGTGCAGCAGCAGGTCATCAATCAGCAGCTCGAAAGCTTGGGAATCGATGAGCTGAAGAGCTTTTGGACAAGCATCGTGGATCAATATGGGGGATATCTGCCTGAGAGTCAAAAAGGGAGCTTGATGGACTTCATTCAAGGAGAGAAGGAGTTTTCTTTAAAAGCCTGGTTCAGCGGAGTACTTAAATTTGCATTTCAAGAGTTGGTCATGAATGGAAAGCTTTTAGGCACATTGATCCTGCTTACGATTTTCAGCATGTTCCTTCAATCTCTGCAAAACGCGTTTGAAGGAGGGAACGTAAGCAAGGTGGCTTACGGAATCATCTTCATGGTGTTGATCATCATCGCTTTGAACAGCTTCCACGTGGCAATCGATTATACACAGGAAGCGAT
This Bacillus sp. Marseille-Q1617 DNA region includes the following protein-coding sequences:
- a CDS encoding rhodanese-like domain-containing protein; this translates as MDGLFILLVVLGGIIAYSLFTYFNQKRVVNTLTEEEFKAGYRKAQLIDVRESNEFDNGHILGARNIPLSQMKMRQKEIRNDQPVYLYCQSGMRSARAAQMLRRKGYRDLHQLQGGFKKWTGKIKHKK
- a CDS encoding biotin/lipoate A/B protein ligase family protein; translated protein: MSKETWRFIDSGNCSPSYNMALDEALLDWHSEGKIPPTIRFYGWDPATLSVGYFQKVEKEINMDAVNEHGLGFVRRPTGGRGVLHDEELTYSVIVSEDHPEMPKTVTEAYRVISEGILKGFQGLGLEAYFAVPKTAEEREGLKNPRSAVCFDAPSWYELVVEGRKVAGSAQTRQKGVILQHGSILLDLDEDKLFSLFKYPSERVKERMQKAFKSKAVAMNEISSERITMDMAKEAFKKGFEDGLNIHLEPYVLSEEETQYVETLAKTRYESDAWNFKR
- a CDS encoding vitamin B12-dependent ribonucleotide reductase, whose translation is MTVASKKTMKLNKERLNQDIGLFPQVHPVTPEMNTTHKGVSRLVMIDRYSFKDTEKITLSAGDFVVLTIKEDPKFPARGLGFITAIDWENKKADVWIEEEYRSAIDKTHEIETGVVTRTLDVIEKPLEVYYEQIAKRNATGLAEVEKTPEKKQEWFEKFYHELVNLHFVPAGRVLYGAGAGTDVTYFNCYVMPFVQDSREGISEHRKQVMEIMSRGGGVGTNGSTLRPRNTLAKGVNGKSSGSVSWLDDIAKLTHLVEQGGSRRGAQMIMLSDWHPDIIEFIISKMQNPRILRYLLENTEDENIKKAAEDKLKFTPLTEHEEAMYQGIINYKQIPGYGGFNEKIIKNAEEKLRTGGTYSVHNPEFLTGANISVCLTSDFMDAVEKDEEYELRFPDVESYDADQMKYYNENWHEIGDVREWEKLGYKVRTYKKIKAKELWNLVNVCATYSAEPGIFFIDNANDMTNAKAYGQKVVATNPCGEQPLAPFSVCNLAAVNLARFADKETKTVDFEKLKKTVEVGVRMQDNVIDATPYFLEENKKQALGERRVGLGVMGLADLLIYCEKEYGSEEGNKLVDEVFEVIATTAYRASVELSKEKGSFPFLTGETEEETERLRKAFTNTGFMKKMPEDVREDILSHGIRNSHLLTVAPTGSTGTMVGVSTGLEPYFSFTYYRSGRLGKFIEVKADIVEDYLKRNPDADANDLPEWFISSMNLAPEAHADVQCVIQNWIDSSISKTVNAPRGYTVEEVQKVYERLYKGGAKGGTVYVDGSRDSQVLTLKAEENSFDEDDVQEEVKTENKPIVLLDTIQDVRSTDVTIGSEVGNTCPVCRKGTVKDMGGCNTCTNCGAQLKCGL
- a CDS encoding patatin-like phospholipase family protein, which gives rise to MDIDGVFSGGGVKGLALIGAYQAIEERGLRIKRVAGTSAGAIVAAFIAAGYSSSELKDIMEEMDIKKLLDTNAFVSLPFIKWFRIYYRLGLYKGIALENWIEQKLKARGIYTFADLPEKSLRVIASDLSNGRLLVLPDDLEKYGISPKTFPVARAIRMSASLPYFFEPVKLRSLEGTSLLVDGGVLSNFPMWLFDRENIKKVRPVIGVKLSHNSIERPKNKIKNAIELYNALFQTMKDAHDSRYISRKHEKNIIFIPTEGVQTTEFELSKEKRSELFQMGKFQGELFLKQWTY
- a CDS encoding SA1362 family protein, coding for MNARNILVFTLVVLAIVGLGSWLIGNPLGLLRKILVTAAVIGVIYFIYRRWFSNRRGAGSNEQRAFLKAAKQSKKRLKKKSTAKTQKPTVSPLSKKRSHRKKSSANLTVIEGKKNKKNNRASF
- a CDS encoding YqhR family membrane protein, which encodes MSEDKNQPERVKGDQSNPELEQNKSEQPMSFIGMVMVTGFIGGLLWSAIAYLCYYFSFTKIEPNIIFEPWAVGDWKDRWIGIALSILAYGIISVGAALVYYGVLRKFKSMWVGAGYGVVLFLAVFLLLKPLFPSMKSLTAIDYHTLITTVCIYILYGVFVGYSISYEENELRHQEQKEKSGEVVS
- the aroQ gene encoding type II 3-dehydroquinate dehydratase, translated to MKKILLLNGPNLNRLGKREPEIYGHTTLQELEEKLKEQAKEKGYQLRTAQSNHEGEMIDHIHKAEDEGFSGIILNPGAYTHYSYALRDGVASVSVPVIEVHISNIHQRESFRHHSVIAAETVGQIVGLGLFGYELALDAIINYIKGRV
- a CDS encoding Xaa-Pro peptidase family protein; translation: MKIDRLRNTFSESGIDGMLITSTYNRRYMTNFTGSSGVVLLSHDKALFITDFRYTEQAAEQAADYEIVQHTGPIQEEVAKQVKELGIKKLGFEKNYMTYSAFESYQKVLEAELVPVAGTIEKLRLIKTPEELKIIKDAADIADAAFKHILDFIKPGVTELEVSNELEFFMRKAGAASSSFDIIVASGNRSALPHGVASDKVIEKGDFVTLDYGAYYKGYCSDMTRTLSVGEPSDKLKEIYDVVLQSQLLAMEKIKPGMTGKEADAISRDYITEKGYGECFGHSLGHGIGLEVHEGPGLSSRSEVVLEPGMIVTVEPGVYVPGVGGVRIEDDTLITEDSNETLTHSTKDLIILPF
- the efp gene encoding elongation factor P, with the protein product MISVNDFRTGLTIEVDNGIWRVMDFQHVKPGKGAAFVRSKLRNLRTGAVQEKTFRAGEKVAKAQIDNRRMQYLYANGDMHVFMDNESYEQIELPAASIEYELKFLKENMEVQIMMYEGETLGVELPNTVELTVTETEPGIKGDTASGGSKPATVETGLVVNVPFFVNEGDVLVVNTTDGTYVSRG
- the spoIIIAA gene encoding stage III sporulation protein AA, producing the protein MQEVLALLPSTISERILSLPQDVLDTTEEIRVRTNRVLEVTARGKPYFLPYTVTPEDSEQLINKLSHHSFYTLEEELKRGYITIDGGHRVGLAGKVILESGNVKGIRHLSSFNIRIARQKIGIAQPLLPFVYKGGWKHTMIIGSPQTGKTTLLRDLARIISTGDREQNIPPYKVGIVDERSEIAGCVNGVPQLLFGPRVDVLDACPKAEGMMMLIRSMSPDVLIIDEIGRVEDGQAIQEAVNAGITLMMTTHGASLEEVKKRPVIRDIIGMKSIERFIELNRETDPGQVSEVWNEHGESLLNKVSVT